One segment of Micromonospora parathelypteridis DNA contains the following:
- a CDS encoding MFS transporter, translating to MTKMTTPAPQAGRREWIGFAVLMLPLLLVSMDVSVLYFAVPFISEELRPTGTQQLWIFDIYGFVLAGLLITMGALGDRIGRRRLLLIGAAAFGAASLLAAYADSAATLIAARAVLGVGGATLMPSTLALVRNMFHDAKQRGTAIGIWTATLTGGIAIGPVLSGILLEHFWWGSIFLINIPAMLMLLLLAPVLVPEFRNPSTGRFDLLSAVLSLGALLPVIYGIKEMARDGVNPVRVLAIVGGLLVGALFLHRQRTRAYPMVDLALFRRRGFAGSLAVNLLAMFALVGFAIFTTQHLQLVLGLSPLRAALWSLVPSLAVGGIAPAAAALAQRVERAYLIGAGFGIAVLGFAVLTQVTPETPLWLLLVGASVYAGGLVMVMSLVTELVLGAAPPEQAGVASALTESSSELGGALGMAILGSVGAAVYRREIVDGLPAGLPAEAGDAARETLGGALAVAQGLPSELADAVLQAARVAFTDGLHLAAIAAMVAMVLGAVTALVALRGVRPADPAALAAEPTDRAGTSLSVSR from the coding sequence ATGACGAAGATGACCACACCGGCACCGCAGGCGGGCCGGCGGGAGTGGATCGGGTTCGCGGTGCTGATGCTGCCGCTGCTCCTGGTCTCGATGGACGTGTCGGTGCTCTACTTCGCCGTCCCGTTCATCAGCGAGGAGTTGCGCCCCACCGGCACCCAGCAGCTCTGGATCTTCGACATCTACGGCTTCGTGCTGGCCGGGCTGCTCATCACCATGGGCGCTCTGGGCGACCGGATCGGCCGACGCCGGCTCCTGCTGATCGGCGCCGCCGCGTTCGGGGCGGCGTCGCTGCTGGCCGCGTACGCCGACAGCGCCGCGACGCTGATCGCCGCGCGCGCCGTCCTCGGCGTCGGCGGGGCCACCCTGATGCCCTCCACGCTCGCCCTGGTGCGCAACATGTTCCACGACGCCAAGCAGCGCGGCACCGCGATCGGCATCTGGACCGCCACCCTCACCGGCGGCATCGCGATCGGCCCGGTGCTCAGCGGCATCCTGCTGGAGCACTTCTGGTGGGGCTCGATCTTCCTGATCAACATCCCGGCGATGCTGATGCTGCTCCTGCTCGCCCCGGTCCTGGTGCCCGAGTTCCGCAATCCCTCGACCGGGCGGTTCGACCTGCTCAGCGCCGTACTGTCCCTCGGCGCGCTGCTGCCGGTGATCTACGGCATCAAGGAGATGGCCCGCGACGGCGTCAACCCGGTGCGGGTGCTCGCCATCGTCGGCGGCCTGCTGGTGGGCGCGCTGTTCCTGCACCGGCAGCGGACCCGGGCGTACCCGATGGTCGACCTTGCGTTGTTCCGTCGTCGCGGCTTCGCCGGGTCGCTCGCGGTCAACCTGCTGGCGATGTTCGCCCTGGTCGGCTTCGCCATCTTCACCACCCAGCACCTCCAGTTGGTGCTCGGCCTGAGCCCGCTGCGGGCGGCACTGTGGAGCCTGGTGCCGTCGCTGGCGGTGGGCGGGATCGCGCCGGCCGCCGCCGCGCTCGCCCAGCGCGTCGAGCGGGCGTACCTGATCGGTGCGGGGTTCGGGATCGCCGTGCTCGGCTTCGCGGTGCTGACCCAGGTCACGCCGGAGACGCCGCTGTGGTTGCTCCTCGTCGGCGCGAGTGTCTACGCGGGCGGTCTGGTGATGGTGATGTCACTCGTCACCGAGCTGGTCCTCGGCGCGGCGCCGCCCGAGCAGGCGGGTGTCGCGTCGGCGCTTACCGAGTCCAGCAGCGAGCTGGGCGGCGCGCTGGGGATGGCGATCCTCGGCAGCGTGGGCGCGGCGGTCTACCGCCGCGAGATCGTCGACGGCCTGCCGGCCGGGTTGCCCGCAGAGGCCGGTGACGCCGCCCGGGAGACCTTGGGGGGTGCGCTCGCGGTGGCGCAGGGGCTGCCGTCGGAGCTGGCCGACGCGGTGCTGCAGGCCGCCCGGGTCGCGTTCACCGACGGGCTGCACCTCGCCGCGATCGCCGCCATGGTGGCGATGGTGCTGGGCGCGGTCACCGCGCTGGTCGCGCTGCGCGGCGTCCGGCCGGCCGACCCCGCGGCGCTGGCCGCTGAGCCGACCGACCGGGCCGGTACGTCGTTGTCGGTCAGTCGGTGA
- a CDS encoding RecQ family ATP-dependent DNA helicase, with amino-acid sequence MKLSTHSMTLRRAARSLFGWKALRPNQLAAMRAVMKRRDALVVLPTGAGKSAIYQIPASLIPGPTVVISPLLALQQDQIASLNERQRPELRAVRISSNESPTQQAQAITEIREGRAEFLFITPEQLSNPDRMAEVAALKPALVAIDEAHCISAWGHDFRPDYLALGHLIEGIGRPPVVALTATASPPVRDDIIARLRLRKPEVVVSGLDRPNLFLEVAHCPTEDYRWRRLMALLRDEGRPGIIYVPTRRAAEELATRLTDAGFPAQFYHGGMPAGARAELHEAFLADQVPIMVATSAFGMGIDKPNIAWVVHMALPDSPDSYFQEIGRAGRDGQPARVLLLWQAEDVGLQRFFSGGLPDPDELRDLAALLRRKPATKTELRETTGLGPRKLGQYLSLLEQVGAAEPRARQRIGAPRYSPTPTDAAAAALGEAERQQTVTRSRTDMMRAFAETSACRGQTLLAYFGEQMTEVCGHCDNCHAGTSVADQGAVGPFPVHSQVRHPEWGRGMVLGYEDDKMTVLFDEVGYKTLSVRVVSEQGLLTLD; translated from the coding sequence ATGAAACTGTCCACGCACTCGATGACGCTGCGCCGCGCGGCGAGGAGCCTCTTCGGCTGGAAGGCGCTGCGGCCCAACCAACTCGCCGCCATGCGCGCGGTGATGAAGCGCCGGGACGCCCTGGTGGTGTTGCCCACCGGCGCCGGCAAGTCGGCCATCTACCAGATTCCGGCCAGCCTGATCCCCGGCCCCACCGTGGTGATCTCCCCACTGCTGGCCCTCCAGCAGGATCAGATCGCCTCCCTCAACGAGCGGCAACGCCCGGAACTGCGGGCGGTGCGGATCAGCTCGAACGAGTCGCCCACCCAGCAGGCCCAGGCGATCACCGAGATCCGCGAGGGCCGGGCGGAGTTCCTGTTCATCACCCCGGAGCAGCTGAGCAACCCCGACCGGATGGCCGAGGTCGCGGCGCTCAAGCCGGCGCTGGTGGCGATCGACGAGGCGCACTGCATCTCGGCCTGGGGGCACGACTTCCGCCCCGACTACCTGGCGCTCGGGCACCTGATCGAGGGCATCGGCCGGCCGCCGGTGGTGGCGCTGACCGCCACCGCGTCCCCGCCGGTACGCGACGACATCATCGCCCGGCTGCGCCTGCGCAAGCCGGAGGTGGTGGTCTCCGGGCTGGACCGGCCCAACCTGTTCCTGGAGGTGGCGCACTGCCCCACCGAGGACTACCGCTGGCGGCGCCTGATGGCGCTGCTGCGCGACGAGGGCCGGCCCGGGATCATCTACGTGCCGACCCGCCGCGCCGCCGAGGAACTCGCCACCCGGTTGACCGACGCCGGCTTCCCGGCGCAGTTCTACCACGGTGGAATGCCGGCCGGCGCCCGCGCCGAGCTGCACGAGGCGTTCCTCGCCGACCAGGTCCCCATCATGGTGGCGACCTCGGCGTTCGGCATGGGCATCGACAAACCGAACATCGCCTGGGTGGTGCACATGGCGCTGCCCGACTCCCCGGACAGCTACTTCCAGGAGATCGGCCGGGCCGGGCGCGACGGGCAGCCGGCCCGGGTGCTGCTGCTCTGGCAGGCCGAGGACGTGGGCCTGCAACGGTTCTTCAGCGGTGGCCTGCCCGACCCCGACGAGCTGCGCGACCTGGCCGCGCTGTTGCGGCGCAAGCCGGCCACCAAGACCGAGCTGCGTGAGACCACCGGCCTCGGGCCGCGCAAGCTGGGCCAGTATCTCTCCCTGCTGGAGCAGGTCGGCGCGGCCGAGCCCCGGGCCCGGCAGCGCATCGGCGCTCCCCGCTACTCCCCCACCCCGACCGACGCCGCCGCCGCGGCGCTGGGCGAGGCGGAGCGCCAGCAGACGGTGACCCGGTCCCGCACCGACATGATGCGGGCCTTCGCCGAGACCAGCGCCTGCCGGGGGCAGACCCTGCTGGCCTACTTCGGCGAGCAGATGACCGAGGTCTGCGGGCACTGCGACAACTGCCATGCCGGCACCAGCGTCGCCGACCAGGGCGCGGTCGGGCCGTTCCCGGTGCACAGCCAGGTGCGACACCCGGAGTGGGGGCGAGGCATGGTGCTCGGCTACGAGGACGACAAGATGACGGTTCTCTTCGATGAGGTCGGGTACAAGACGTTGTCGGTGCGCGTGGTGTCCGAACAGGGCCTGCTGACCCTGGACTAG
- a CDS encoding TIGR03557 family F420-dependent LLM class oxidoreductase, whose translation MKIGYFLSSEEFTPAELLDQARGAERAGFEALWISDHYHPWVDAQGQSPFVWSMIGALSQVCSLPVTTAVTCPTLRIHPAVIAQAAATSGVLHGGRFVLGVGTGEALNEHILGDVWPQADVRLEMLEESVEVLRKLWTGDFVNHHGKHYTVAHARIYTRPDTPPPIYVSGFGPKAIDLAARIGDGYVSTLPDGEMVRRFRENGGGDKPCQAGFKAAYADSEDEGMRIAYERWPNAGVPGELSQVLPSPRHFEQAAELVRPEMLKEAFVCGNSVDAHLEKIGQYAKAGFDELYVANTGPRYQGLFDLYQREVLPRLR comes from the coding sequence ATGAAGATCGGATACTTCCTGTCCAGTGAGGAGTTCACGCCAGCCGAGCTGTTGGACCAGGCGCGCGGTGCCGAGCGGGCCGGTTTCGAGGCGCTGTGGATCTCCGACCACTACCACCCCTGGGTGGACGCGCAGGGCCAGAGCCCATTCGTCTGGTCGATGATCGGCGCGCTCAGCCAGGTCTGCTCACTGCCGGTGACCACCGCGGTGACCTGCCCGACCCTGCGGATCCACCCGGCGGTGATCGCCCAGGCCGCGGCCACCAGCGGGGTGCTGCACGGCGGACGTTTCGTGCTCGGCGTCGGCACCGGCGAGGCGCTCAACGAACACATCCTCGGCGACGTCTGGCCGCAGGCCGACGTCCGGCTGGAGATGCTGGAGGAGTCCGTCGAGGTGCTGCGGAAGTTGTGGACCGGTGACTTCGTCAACCACCACGGCAAGCACTACACCGTGGCGCACGCCCGCATCTACACGCGGCCCGACACGCCCCCGCCGATCTACGTCTCCGGTTTCGGGCCGAAGGCCATCGACCTGGCCGCCCGGATCGGCGACGGCTACGTGAGCACCCTGCCCGACGGCGAGATGGTGCGCCGCTTCCGCGAGAACGGCGGCGGTGACAAGCCGTGCCAGGCCGGCTTCAAGGCGGCGTACGCCGACAGCGAGGACGAGGGCATGCGCATCGCGTACGAGCGCTGGCCCAACGCCGGGGTGCCGGGTGAGCTGTCCCAGGTGCTCCCCTCACCGCGACACTTCGAGCAGGCCGCCGAGTTGGTCAGGCCGGAGATGCTGAAGGAGGCGTTCGTCTGCGGCAACAGTGTCGACGCCCACCTGGAGAAGATCGGCCAGTACGCCAAGGCCGGCTTCGACGAGCTCTACGTGGCGAACACCGGCCCGCGCTACCAGGGCCTGTTCGACCTCTACCAGCGCGAGGTCCTGCCCCGCCTCCGCTGA
- a CDS encoding glycoside hydrolase family 3 protein encodes MTTPTGHLPALAAAVLQPGFVGTTPPPWVCRWLGEGLGSVVLFARNVVDPAQVAALTATLRAERPDVIVAIDEEAGDVTRLESVHGSSRPGNFALGAVDDPELTEAVARDLGVELAAAGVTLNYAPDADVNSNPENPVIGVRSFGADPALVARHTAAWVRGLQDGGVAACAKHFPGHGDTRVDSHHDLPRITADRDRLDACELAPFRAAVAAGVQAVMTGHLLVPALDPQLPATLSRRILGGLLRDELGFSGVVVTDAVEMRAVADRYGFAGATVRALAAGADAICIGGERADEEAARELRDAIVAAVVSGELPEERLAEAAKRVGQLAAWTVAARTAGSAVARGAADVGLVAARRAVRVTAAGSATVALPLTRAAHVVEFEPMRNIAIGAETPWGIGAPLGELLPGTDTVRYAEPDVPADPGAGAGPRPLVLVVRDLHRHDWMRAAVQRALAARPDAIVVELGVPELITGAVHLATHGATRASGRAAAEVLTGTR; translated from the coding sequence GTGACCACGCCCACCGGGCACCTCCCGGCCCTCGCCGCCGCCGTCCTGCAACCCGGGTTCGTCGGCACCACCCCACCGCCGTGGGTGTGCCGCTGGCTCGGCGAGGGCCTCGGCTCGGTGGTGCTCTTCGCCCGCAACGTCGTCGACCCCGCGCAGGTGGCGGCGCTCACCGCGACGCTGCGCGCCGAGCGTCCGGACGTCATCGTGGCGATCGACGAGGAGGCCGGCGACGTCACCCGACTCGAGTCGGTCCACGGCAGCTCCCGGCCCGGCAACTTCGCTCTCGGCGCGGTCGACGACCCGGAGCTGACCGAGGCGGTCGCCCGGGACCTCGGCGTCGAGTTGGCCGCGGCAGGGGTCACCCTCAACTACGCCCCGGACGCCGACGTCAACTCCAACCCGGAGAACCCGGTGATCGGCGTCCGCTCGTTCGGTGCCGACCCGGCGCTGGTCGCGCGGCACACCGCGGCCTGGGTCCGCGGGCTCCAGGACGGTGGCGTCGCCGCCTGTGCCAAGCACTTCCCCGGGCACGGCGACACCCGCGTCGACTCACACCACGATCTGCCCCGGATCACCGCCGACCGGGACCGGCTGGACGCCTGCGAGCTGGCCCCGTTCCGGGCCGCCGTCGCCGCCGGGGTGCAGGCGGTGATGACCGGCCACCTGCTGGTGCCCGCCCTCGACCCGCAGCTGCCGGCCACGCTGAGTCGGCGCATCCTGGGTGGGCTGCTCCGCGACGAGCTGGGCTTCTCCGGCGTGGTGGTGACCGACGCGGTGGAGATGCGCGCCGTCGCCGACCGGTACGGCTTCGCCGGGGCGACGGTCCGTGCCCTCGCCGCCGGGGCCGACGCGATCTGCATCGGCGGCGAACGAGCCGACGAGGAGGCGGCCCGCGAGCTGCGCGACGCCATCGTCGCCGCGGTCGTCTCCGGTGAGCTGCCCGAGGAACGCCTCGCCGAGGCGGCCAAGCGGGTCGGTCAACTCGCCGCCTGGACGGTCGCCGCCCGCACCGCCGGGTCGGCCGTAGCCCGCGGCGCCGCCGACGTCGGGCTGGTCGCCGCCCGCCGGGCCGTACGGGTCACTGCCGCCGGAAGCGCGACCGTCGCGCTGCCGTTGACCCGCGCCGCGCACGTCGTCGAGTTCGAGCCAATGCGCAACATCGCCATCGGCGCGGAGACCCCGTGGGGCATCGGCGCGCCGCTGGGCGAGCTGCTGCCCGGCACGGACACGGTCCGCTACGCCGAACCCGACGTGCCGGCCGACCCGGGCGCCGGGGCGGGCCCCCGGCCACTGGTCCTGGTGGTCCGCGACCTGCACCGGCACGACTGGATGCGCGCCGCGGTGCAGCGCGCGTTGGCCGCCCGGCCGGATGCGATCGTGGTCGAGCTGGGTGTGCCCGAGCTGATCACCGGGGCGGTGCACCTGGCCACCCACGGCGCCACCCGGGCCAGCGGGCGGGCCGCCGCCGAGGTGCTGACCGGCACCCGCTGA
- a CDS encoding GNAT family N-acetyltransferase, giving the protein MSTLVEDNPAKHRFEILIDDALAGFTAYLARGEVLVFTHTEVDRSFQGKGVGSALMRETLDQIRARGTKVVPQCPFMAAFIDKHPEYADLVADLP; this is encoded by the coding sequence ATGAGCACCCTGGTCGAGGACAACCCGGCGAAGCACCGCTTCGAGATCCTCATCGACGACGCGCTGGCCGGCTTCACCGCGTACCTGGCGCGCGGGGAGGTCCTGGTCTTCACCCACACCGAGGTGGACCGGAGCTTCCAGGGCAAGGGCGTGGGGAGCGCGCTGATGCGGGAAACGCTGGACCAGATCCGCGCCCGCGGCACCAAGGTGGTGCCGCAGTGCCCCTTCATGGCCGCGTTCATCGACAAGCACCCCGAGTACGCCGACCTGGTCGCCGACCTCCCCTAG
- a CDS encoding cysteine desulfurase-like protein, with product MPFDIARTRAAYPALAEGFVHFDGAGGTQTATGVIDAITDAMRTAVGNRSAAFVPGRRSLELVAEARSAVADLLGADPSGVVLGPSATALTYTLARTLGATWRPGDEVVVSRLDHDSNVRPWVQAAEAAGATVRWAEVDRHTGELPAAQYADLVGERTRLVAVTAGSNAIGTMPDVPAIAKTAHAVGALVYVDGVHSVPHGPTDLTSLGADVLVTSAYKWSGPHLAAMVADPARWEALRPAKLVPSSDAVPDRFEYGTPSFPLLAGVTAAVDHLAGLDPDAVGDRRARLRAGLTAAQAHEEALLDRLLAGLAARPAITVYGSPVRRCPTVSFRVAGMSPAATQEALGAAGFCLSVGDYYAYEYFRLMGLRDSGGAVRASIYHYNTADEVDRLLGELDALIDGAGRMAG from the coding sequence ATGCCCTTCGACATCGCCCGCACCCGAGCCGCGTACCCCGCCCTGGCCGAGGGTTTCGTTCATTTCGATGGCGCCGGCGGCACCCAGACCGCGACCGGTGTGATCGACGCGATCACCGACGCCATGCGTACCGCGGTCGGTAATCGCAGCGCCGCCTTCGTGCCGGGTCGCCGGTCGTTGGAGTTGGTGGCCGAGGCCCGCTCGGCGGTGGCCGACCTGCTCGGCGCCGACCCGTCCGGGGTGGTGCTGGGCCCGAGCGCCACCGCGCTGACGTACACCCTGGCCCGCACGCTCGGCGCGACCTGGCGCCCGGGCGACGAGGTGGTGGTCTCCCGGCTCGACCACGACTCGAACGTGCGGCCGTGGGTGCAGGCCGCCGAGGCGGCCGGCGCGACCGTGCGCTGGGCCGAGGTCGACCGGCACACCGGCGAGCTGCCCGCAGCCCAGTACGCCGACCTGGTCGGCGAGCGGACCCGGCTGGTCGCGGTGACCGCCGGCAGCAACGCCATCGGCACCATGCCGGACGTGCCCGCGATCGCCAAGACCGCGCACGCGGTCGGTGCGCTGGTCTACGTCGACGGGGTGCACTCGGTGCCGCACGGGCCGACCGACCTGACCTCGCTCGGCGCCGACGTCCTGGTCACCAGCGCCTACAAGTGGTCCGGACCGCACCTGGCGGCGATGGTGGCGGACCCGGCCCGGTGGGAGGCCCTGCGCCCGGCGAAGTTGGTGCCGTCCTCCGACGCGGTGCCGGACCGGTTCGAGTACGGCACGCCGAGCTTCCCGCTGCTGGCCGGCGTGACCGCCGCGGTGGATCATCTGGCGGGTCTGGACCCGGACGCGGTCGGCGACCGGCGGGCGCGGCTGAGGGCCGGGCTGACCGCCGCCCAGGCGCACGAGGAGGCCCTGCTGGACCGGCTGCTCGCCGGGCTGGCGGCGCGGCCGGCGATCACCGTCTACGGCTCGCCGGTCCGGCGCTGCCCGACGGTCTCGTTCCGGGTCGCCGGGATGTCGCCAGCGGCCACCCAGGAGGCGCTGGGCGCAGCCGGGTTCTGCCTCTCCGTCGGCGACTACTACGCCTACGAGTACTTCCGGCTGATGGGTCTGCGCGACAGTGGCGGCGCGGTGCGGGCCAGCATCTACCACTACAACACCGCCGACGAGGTCGACCGGTTGCTCGGCGAACTGGACGCGCTGATCGACGGTGCGGGGAGAATGGCCGGATGA
- a CDS encoding DUF1206 domain-containing protein: protein MSLTRSAEATASRTADSRWLEFLARAGFIGYGIVHLLFAWLALQIAFGTSSDDGDQSGALRTLSEQPLGKFLVIATAVGLLAMAIWQALEAAVGHRAERGKERVIERLASAGRTIVYLYFAWTAFKVFNDVGSNSADQQEALTGKLMTSSGGRWLVGLAGLVLAAIGVGLVIYGAVKRFEKHLKTGEMSPKTRKLARRLGMAGYIAKGVAYGIAGLLVIVAAVNYDPEKARGLDAALHTLREQSYGVFLLTLVALGIAAFGFYCFLQSRYRKV, encoded by the coding sequence ATGTCACTCACCCGTAGCGCCGAAGCCACCGCCTCCCGAACGGCGGACAGCCGGTGGCTGGAATTCCTCGCCCGGGCCGGCTTCATCGGCTACGGCATCGTCCACCTGCTCTTCGCCTGGCTGGCGTTGCAGATCGCGTTCGGCACCTCGTCCGACGACGGCGACCAGTCCGGCGCACTGCGTACCCTCTCCGAACAGCCCCTGGGCAAGTTCCTGGTCATCGCCACCGCGGTCGGCCTGCTCGCGATGGCGATCTGGCAGGCGCTGGAAGCGGCCGTGGGGCACCGCGCCGAGCGCGGCAAGGAACGGGTCATCGAGCGACTCGCCTCGGCTGGCCGGACCATCGTCTACCTCTACTTCGCCTGGACCGCCTTCAAGGTCTTCAACGACGTCGGGTCGAACAGCGCCGACCAGCAGGAGGCGCTGACCGGCAAGCTGATGACCTCCAGCGGCGGCCGCTGGCTGGTCGGCCTGGCCGGGCTGGTGCTCGCCGCGATCGGTGTCGGCCTGGTCATCTACGGGGCCGTCAAGCGGTTCGAGAAGCACCTCAAGACCGGTGAGATGAGCCCGAAGACCCGCAAGCTGGCCCGCCGGCTGGGCATGGCCGGGTACATCGCCAAGGGCGTCGCGTACGGCATCGCTGGTCTGCTGGTCATCGTGGCGGCGGTGAACTACGACCCGGAGAAGGCTCGTGGTCTGGACGCCGCGCTGCATACGCTGCGCGAGCAGTCGTACGGCGTGTTCCTGCTGACCCTCGTCGCCCTGGGCATCGCCGCCTTCGGCTTCTACTGCTTCCTCCAGTCCCGGTACCGCAAGGTCTGA
- a CDS encoding mechanosensitive ion channel family protein — protein MQSYLETAVAALVAAAVALFLVEVVHRLTRRFGRRSQLLTELTDHAHRPFQVAGTVLAVQFAVRFSTGYAVGESWRQQLLHLLVLAVIATTAWLVAALLVVVEDTALARFRVDVPDNRHARRVRTQVVMLRRLTIAVIVILTVGVMLMTFPSVRGIGAGVLTSAGLVGVVAALAAQSLLGNVFAGLQLAFSDAVRLDDVVVVEGEWGRIEELTLSYVVVQIWDDRRLILPTSYFTSKPFQNWTRTESAVLGTAEFDVDWAVPVQTMREELRRLVEGTELWDGRVCVLQVTDATGGMVRMRALVSAADAGSLWDLRCLVREHLVAWIRDNRPTAMPRMRTELGDANSDLPWQWVQPRRPARRANDTEAPDDARVFGGSDDGDARSEAFVGPEETRP, from the coding sequence GTGCAGAGTTATCTCGAAACGGCCGTCGCCGCGCTCGTCGCGGCGGCGGTCGCCCTGTTCCTGGTCGAGGTCGTCCACCGGCTGACCCGGCGGTTCGGCCGCCGGTCACAGCTGCTGACCGAGCTGACCGATCACGCGCACCGCCCGTTCCAGGTCGCCGGGACGGTCCTCGCCGTGCAGTTCGCCGTGCGGTTCAGCACCGGGTACGCGGTCGGCGAGAGCTGGCGGCAGCAGTTGCTGCACCTGCTCGTCCTCGCCGTCATCGCCACCACCGCCTGGCTGGTCGCCGCCCTGCTGGTCGTCGTGGAGGACACCGCGCTGGCCCGGTTCCGGGTCGACGTGCCCGACAACCGGCACGCCCGGCGGGTCCGGACCCAGGTGGTGATGCTGCGCCGACTGACCATCGCGGTGATCGTCATCCTGACCGTCGGCGTGATGCTGATGACCTTCCCGAGCGTGCGTGGCATCGGGGCCGGTGTGCTGACCTCGGCCGGCCTGGTCGGTGTGGTGGCCGCGCTTGCCGCGCAGAGCCTGCTCGGCAACGTCTTCGCCGGCCTGCAGCTCGCCTTCAGCGACGCCGTCCGGCTCGACGACGTGGTCGTCGTCGAGGGGGAGTGGGGCCGGATCGAGGAGCTGACCCTCAGCTACGTCGTCGTCCAGATCTGGGACGACCGGCGGTTGATCCTGCCCACCTCGTACTTCACCAGCAAGCCGTTCCAGAACTGGACCCGGACCGAGTCGGCGGTGCTCGGCACCGCCGAGTTCGACGTTGACTGGGCGGTGCCGGTGCAGACCATGCGCGAGGAGTTGCGCCGCCTCGTCGAGGGCACCGAGCTGTGGGACGGGCGGGTCTGTGTCCTGCAGGTCACCGATGCCACCGGCGGGATGGTGCGGATGCGCGCGCTGGTCAGCGCCGCCGACGCGGGCAGTCTGTGGGACCTGCGCTGCCTCGTCCGGGAGCACCTGGTGGCCTGGATCCGGGACAACCGCCCGACCGCGATGCCCCGGATGCGCACCGAGCTGGGCGACGCCAACAGCGACCTGCCCTGGCAGTGGGTGCAGCCGAGGCGGCCCGCCCGCCGCGCCAACGACACCGAGGCACCGGACGACGCGCGCGTCTTCGGCGGCAGCGACGACGGCGATGCCCGCAGCGAAGCCTTCGTGGGCCCCGAAGAAACCCGCCCCTGA
- a CDS encoding phage holin family protein — protein sequence MADVANARTSQNGSEPSTAELVQRATEQVSRLVRDELALARAELTQKGKHAGIGIGLFGGGGALAFFGLGALVATAILLLDLVLPAWAAALIVAVACFLVAGVLALVGKNQVSRAVPPMPAATVRSLRADMDTVTAAVKDRGRQ from the coding sequence ATGGCTGACGTGGCGAACGCCCGCACATCCCAGAACGGGAGCGAGCCCTCCACCGCCGAGTTGGTGCAGCGAGCCACCGAGCAGGTCTCCCGCCTCGTGCGGGACGAACTGGCGCTGGCCCGGGCAGAGTTGACCCAGAAGGGCAAGCACGCAGGCATCGGGATCGGCCTGTTCGGCGGCGGCGGCGCACTGGCATTCTTCGGGCTGGGCGCGCTGGTCGCCACGGCGATCCTGCTGCTCGACCTGGTGTTGCCCGCCTGGGCCGCCGCGTTGATCGTGGCGGTGGCCTGTTTCCTGGTGGCCGGCGTCCTCGCCCTGGTGGGCAAGAACCAGGTCAGCCGTGCCGTCCCGCCAATGCCGGCGGCCACGGTCCGCAGCCTCCGGGCCGACATGGACACCGTCACCGCCGCAGTGAAGGACAGGGGGCGGCAATGA
- a CDS encoding DUF3618 domain-containing protein, with protein sequence MTGNGTGDTEALREEIRRTRVELGETMEALAAKADVKARLKESAGQAKERMREQAAQTVARVRGQAVRGAGMARAQAYEKGGLVRAQAHDKGELVRRNPVPWAAIAAGAVATVVVLMIVRGRRR encoded by the coding sequence ATGACGGGCAACGGGACCGGCGACACCGAGGCGCTCCGCGAGGAGATCCGTCGCACCCGGGTCGAGTTGGGCGAGACGATGGAGGCGTTGGCCGCCAAGGCCGACGTCAAGGCGCGCCTGAAGGAGTCCGCCGGCCAGGCGAAGGAGCGGATGCGCGAGCAGGCGGCGCAGACCGTCGCCCGGGTTCGCGGGCAGGCCGTGCGGGGTGCCGGGATGGCGCGGGCACAGGCCTACGAGAAGGGCGGGTTGGTGCGCGCGCAGGCGCACGACAAGGGCGAGTTGGTGCGCCGCAACCCGGTGCCGTGGGCGGCGATCGCCGCCGGCGCGGTGGCCACCGTGGTGGTGCTGATGATCGTGCGGGGGAGGCGTAGGTGA
- a CDS encoding DUF4235 domain-containing protein, which yields MSKSIGRVAYRPVGVLLGIAAGAVAGAIFRQVWKVTAGDGEAPNATDEDRGWGEVLAAAALQGAIFAVVRAAVDRGGAVGVRRMTGSWPD from the coding sequence GTGAGCAAGAGCATCGGCAGGGTCGCGTACCGGCCGGTCGGCGTGTTGTTGGGTATCGCCGCAGGCGCGGTGGCCGGCGCGATCTTCCGGCAGGTCTGGAAGGTCACGGCGGGCGACGGTGAGGCGCCCAACGCGACCGACGAGGATCGCGGCTGGGGCGAGGTCCTGGCCGCCGCGGCGTTGCAGGGCGCCATCTTCGCGGTCGTCCGGGCTGCCGTGGACCGGGGCGGCGCGGTCGGCGTCCGCCGGATGACCGGCAGCTGGCCGGACTGA
- a CDS encoding cold-shock protein, which produces MAQGTVKWFNADKGFGFITVDGGGADVFVHFSAIQTSGYRSLEENQRVEFEIAQGQKGPQAEQVRPI; this is translated from the coding sequence ATGGCTCAGGGAACCGTGAAGTGGTTCAACGCTGACAAGGGCTTCGGCTTCATCACCGTCGATGGTGGGGGTGCTGACGTGTTCGTCCACTTCTCGGCCATCCAGACCAGCGGCTACCGCTCGCTGGAGGAGAACCAGCGGGTGGAGTTCGAGATTGCTCAGGGTCAGAAAGGCCCGCAGGCCGAGCAGGTCCGTCCCATCTGA